Proteins from one Acropora muricata isolate sample 2 chromosome 9, ASM3666990v1, whole genome shotgun sequence genomic window:
- the LOC136928378 gene encoding beta-1,4-N-acetylgalactosaminyltransferase 3-like — protein sequence MALQRFHGLRRLQRYFKVLLIVLSAFSISFSLLFTFSKLQQNVSVNNGVHLFYDTTQMLNTSESIVAVSTLDGSLNVYIWRKLCGQNVENLEKLPFFPWHPDEEKFTNVLLIEDHTADYGQRIFGFIHPPRSDSYLFGIASDDSSELWLSPSEDPRDKQLIARVFDAKSIAWTKMDELDKYSDQVSKTAIKLERGNKYYIEVLHKQIEGAGFVQVFWRNSDDLNFNVISADHISSYTKAPAVARKEAIPTVLSKRFQNSLQIKSANGTKHDYFKFYSLPFIPIAKFLPSCDYKITPQKVRRFQGIKLVIDSLVFPEDDTTMGLDDADIWTRPNLKADKDLVDFVVDKIMSSIERLNSKYYLKRIHQVKQKPDLLYGDRYLVDLELGIKHKKGSYRFSEHVYQQKGSSRLCSPKGLTWKKAATVYFILPVKDQGEWVYHFVNEITAASLLTKDKNFHVIVVDFESQDISISQAFDTDLLRNRHTIVNMTGKFYKTLALNKAVEHIPSEHDLLFLFDLHIDVPADIMDSIRKNTIEGRIVFCPQVGRLNCGSSSIDQEGYWELEGYGLVGVYKSDWIRFGGMNTEEYKHKWGGEDWDLLDRMINMSLEVERIKYPGLYHHYHTKPKNWG from the exons ATGGCCCTACAGAGGTTTCATGGATTACGAAGACTTCAAAGATACTTTAAGGTTCTTTTGATAGTGCTATCTGCCTTCTCTATCTCATTTTCCCTGCTCTTCACGTTTTCTAAATTACAACAAAATGTTAGCGTCAACAATGGAGTTCATTTGTTTTACGACACAACTCAGATGTTGAACACTAGCGAGTCCATTGTTGCCGTTTCAACTTTGGACGGTTCCCTCAATGTATATATCTGGCGAAAGTTGTGTGGGCAGAACGTGGAAAACTTAGAGAAATTACCGTTCTTTCCTTGGCATCCGGATGAGGAGAAATTCACCAACGTGCTTCTTATCGAAGACCACACAGCAGACTATGGACAAAGAATATTTGGCTTTATTCACCCACCGCGAAGCGATTCTTACCTTTTTGGAATCGCTTCCGATGATTCCTCTGAATTATGGCTTAGCCCAAGCGAAGATCCAAGGGATAAACAACTTATTGCACGTGTTTTTGATGCAAAATCTATCGCGTGGACGAAAATGGACGAACTAGATAAATACAGCGATCAAGTATCGAAAACAGCAATTAAACTAGAGCGCGGAAATAAATATTATATCGAGGTATTACATAAACAGATTGAGGGCGCTGgatttgttcaagttttttGGAGGAATAGCGACGATTTGAATTTTAATGTGATATCTGCGGATCACATCTCGAGCTATACTAAAGCTCCGGCTGTAGCTAGAAAGGAGGCTATCCCAACTGTGCTTTCCAAGAGGTTCCAAAACAGCTTACAAATCAAATCAGCTAATGGAACAAAACACGATTACTTCAAGTTTTATTCTTTGCCGTTTATTCCTATTGCGAAATTTCTACCTTCTTGTGATTACAAGATCACGCCTCAAAAAGTTAGGCGATTTCAAGGAATAAAGTTGGTGATAGATTCTCTCGTTTTCCCCGAAGACGATACAACTATGGGGCTCGATGATGCCGATATTTGGACAAGACCAAACCTCAAAGCGGACAAAGACTTAGTTGACTTCGTTGTGGATAAAATTATGTCTTCTATCGAGCGTCTAAATTCCAA ATATTATTTGAAGAGAATCCACCAGGTTAAACAAAAGCCAGACCTGTTATATGGAGACCGTTACTTAGTTGATTTGGAACTCGGCATAAAACACAAGAAAGGTTCCTACCGATTTAGTGAACATGTATATCAGCAGAAAGGCAGTTCAAGATTGTGTTCCCCAAAAGGCTTGACATGGAAAAAAGCTGCTACTGTTTACTTCATTTTGCCTGTCAAGGATCAAGGCGAATGGGTTTATCATTTCGTCAATGAAATTACAGCAGCTAGCTTACTGACCAAAGATAAAAACTTTCATGTCATTGTGGTGGATTTTGAAAGTCAGGACATCAGTATCAGCCAGGCATTTGATACTGATCTTCTTCGAAACAGACACACAATAGTAAATATGACAGGGAAGTTTTACAAGACGTTGGCTTTAAACAAGGCTGTTGAGCATATACCAAGTGAACATGATTTGTTATTTCTCTTTGACCTTCACATTGATGTCCCAGCTGATATCATGGACAGTATTAGAAAG AATACAATTGAAGGACGCATTGTCTTCTGTCCACAAGTGGGCCGGCTGAATTGTGGAAGTTCATCAATTGATCAGGAGGGTTATTGGGAATTAGAGGGCTATGGACTTGTGGGTGTCTATAAGTCAGACTGGATACGTTTTGGTG GAATGAATACAGAGGAATATAAACACAAATGGGGCGGAGAGGACTGGGACTTGCTGGATCGCATGATCAATATGTCACTGGAAGTGGAGCGAATCAAGTATCCGGGcctttatcatcattatcatacCAAACCGAAAAACTGGGGCTGA